Within Ovis aries strain OAR_USU_Benz2616 breed Rambouillet chromosome 11, ARS-UI_Ramb_v3.0, whole genome shotgun sequence, the genomic segment tgtggttttgatttgcatttctctaataataagtgatgttgagcatcttttcatgtgtttgttagccatccgtatgtcttctttggagaaatgtctatttagttctttggcccattttttgattgggtcgtttatttttctggaattgagctgcataagttgcttgtatatttttgagattagttgtttgtcagttgcttcatttgctattattttctcccattcagaaggctgtcttttcaccttgcttatattttcctttgttgtgcagaagcttttaattttaattagatcccatttgtttatttttgcttttatttccagaattctgggaggtggatcatagaggatcctgctgtgatttatgtcggagagtgttttgcctatgttctcctctaggagttttatagtttctgatcttacatttaaatctttaatccctatcaagctaccagccacattttttacagaactagaacaaataatttcaagatttgtatggaaatacaaaaaacctcgaatagccaaagcaatcttgagaaaggagaatggaactggaagaatcaacttgcctgacttcaggctctactacaaagccacagtcatcaagacagtatggtactggcacaaagacagacatatagatcaatggaacaaaatggaaagcccagagataaatccgcacacatatggacaccttatctttgacaaaggaggcaagaatatacaatggagtaaagacaatctctttaacaagtggtgctgggaaaactggtcaaccacttgtaaaagaatggaactagatcactttctaacaccgcacacaaaaataaactcaaaatggattaaagatctaaatgtaagatcagaaactataaaactcctagaggagaacataggcaaaacactctcaaatatttttttaaaaagcatgtgtTTGTGTATAAGTGACATAAAAttcttggaaaagaataaaagtaccTCAGATAAAATTCCCAGTTCTCTCTACAAATTCAGTTCCATgagttttatacatttatgtttaAGTTTGTACTTATTATATActatcgctcagtcatgtccaactctttgcgaccccatggactgtagcctaccagactcctccgtccatgggatttttcaggcaagaatattggagtgggttgccacttctttctccaggagatcttcccgaaccagggattgaacccaggtctcctgcattgtagacagacgatttaccgtctgagccaccagggaagtcttattaTACACTAAAAGATGATAACTATGTTGCTGTCAGTGTTTCCAGCTCTCAAATTAACTGTTGTGAATTACAAATTGCTTTTTGGGACTGTTTGAGTTCCCTAGGAAGCAGACCCAGAGATGAAAATTAGCAAAAAGGGTGTTTATTGAGAAGTGATCTTGGGATTAGTACTGctaggaggaaagggaagggaagtgagcAGAAATGGACAGGTGGAGAAATCAAGCTAGGATAGAGTTTCAGTGGACATCTAAGCATGGCACTGGAAAGGTCCCTTTTTACTCTTGGACATAAAATCACAGTCAGCAGTAATACCAAGGAACTGTCCCTGGGTCGGTTTCATTGCTTTATATCACCTGACTGGCACTGAAGGTAGCCCCACTATAAGGCAGAATAAACTGAATATTctgaatagtaataataataaaccaaatGTACTGAAGCCCTGGCTACCAGAACAAAGCAGAACTCCACTGTATACCTGCAGGGGCTTTCTTgctggctcagaagataaagaatctgccctcaatgcaagagacatgggttcaatccctggggcagaaagattccctggagaacggaatgggaacccactccagtattcttgcctgcagaatctgtggatagaggagccttgtgggatACAATCCACGGGgccacatagagttggacacggctgagtgactaacatttcaaCAGTATATGTGGACGAAGGACTCATTGCCTGTGACCCGAAGCAGAAAATACATAGACTTTACTAACCTATCTACCTGCTGCTTTTATAGGTGAAAAAACCCTGAAAGCTGGTGTTGTTAAAAATCATGAATTGTGTTCAATCTTTCCAAATTTTTTCTCATGTTATCTTCACAgatgctcaatcacttcagtttCACCTCCTTTCCCCCAAAAGACTAGAAAAtgattaatttatctattttctggACATAACTAGGCAGCGATCAATGTCATTTGACCTCTCTTGAAAGTTGATTAATTTGTGCTGTTTGGCAGGTAGAGGAAAAATTCAATTACTTGGATCGAAAtgtaaatcctttaaaaaaataaagagagtaaCAATCAGATTCAAATTTCAGTGCCAATAGGAGGACGTTTATTTAGgttcatggaaataaaaagacGTAAGAAAATCTTTACCAAATAGTACACCAAAAAATCTTCATTGGATTTCCatatcagagagagagaaatcagggGCCCTACAAGTGATAGAGACAAATTCCTTAAGCATGAAAAACAGATGTCCTAAAGAAATAAGGACGAGTGTTGGGAGAATGTAATTTGCTGGGAGATTCTGAGTGTTCTCATTTGCAACGGAGGGAGTTTGGAGAGAAGTTAGAATGTGGATTCAGTATGTCCGGTGTGTGTTTATGAAATTCAAGGACTAGTTCTCTTGAACcctccacattttaaaaagaagctctgcaacagtggggagggaggaaatgaGGAAGCAGTATGTTCAAAGCAGAGATTCAGCAGCAAGAGGAGGGACAGCACACGGGGCGGGGGCAGGTGGAGATGACACAGGTGGGGCGATAGCAAGTGGTGTGGCAGGAGACCCGGCCACACACTGGGCGCAGGCAGCAGCTCgggcagcagcagctggagccaCAGCAAGAGGGGCGGCAGCAGCTGGAGATGCGGGGGCAGCTGGGCTGGCAGCACACAGACTGGCAACACCGGGGCCTGCAGCTGGAGATGCAGCAGGTAGGCCTGCAGCAGCTGGAGCCACAGCTGGACCCACAGCTGGAGGGGCGGTAGCAGCTAGAGAAGCAGCAGGTGGGGCGAGGGCAGGTGGGCTGGCAGCACACAGGCTGGCAGCACTGGGGCCTACAGCAGCTGGAGATGCAGCTGGTCGGCCTGTAGCAGCTGGAACCACAGCTGGAAACACAGCAGGAGGGGCGGGAGCAGCTAGAGATGCAGCAGGTGGGGCGAGGGCAGGTGGGCTGGCAGCAGACGGGGCGGCAGCAGCTGGACACACCACAGCTGGGGCGGTAGCAGGTGGTCCTGCAGCAGGTGGTCTGGCAGCAGCTGGGGCGGCAGCAGGTCTCCTGGCAGAGACTTCGGCTGCAGCTCTGGTCAGAGCAGACGGAGCCACAACAGGAGCTGACCATGGTGTCAGAGGGTGGAGGTTCTGGGTGAGTTTCCAGGAAAGTGAGTTTCTTGAGTCTGAGACTCTTCTTGGCCCGCGGCCCCTTTATACCCTGCAGAAGAGCTGCTATCATGACATCATTTTTCCCGTGTTATTGTTTACCCTCCTAGGAAAATTGATCATTTAATTGCATAATTGTGTGTTTCTCATGCAGTAgtccaaaatgaagaaaatgatatctttccttttcctgataAGTGTCTGTGTGTCCAATTGAAAGCCCTGTCCCAGTTCTTCCTTTTGGGTGTCACCTTTTCTACTGGTTGGTTCAATATCTTATACAGCTTTTATCATCTGCATCTAGCATCTTTTTTTTGAATGTGATATCTCTCCTATCACTGCTCTCTGAACTTCAGAGAGAAAAATTTCTTATACAGCTCATGTATATTTTGTTGTCAAGGGTGAGGGGAACCAGTGCTGGTCAGGTGAAACACTGGAAAGGAATTAGAAAGAAAGATGTTTGGGGTGAATGTCCCACAAATAATATGGATGAATGTGATCCTAAGTGGGCGTTTTGGACGGTCAGGAAGATAGGTAGACTACAAGGAATTTTCAACTTCTGTGTCTGATTTCACTCCACTGTCTCAAGCACTTAGCCATACTCACAGCTTTTAAATAGAAGAAACACGTTTTTGCTGTATGTCTCCCAGGCTAGGCAATCAGAATGGGATGTTTTGATTTATCTTTAAGTTGTCAAACTTGTACACAGGATATTTCATTACAAAAGCATTCATTGTATATAAACATGTTTGGAATGGTTAAGCCTTCAAAAATATGGATCCAAGAATTCTGTTGGGTAGTAAGAGAACTTGACGGATAACTCCGCATCCTTTTCCTGTAGATACTTGCATGAGACACATGCCTAAGAAACAGCACGGCAATAGTttaaaaaagggcttccctggtaagtcagctggtaaagaatttgcctgcaatgtgggagactttggttcgatctctgggtttggaagatcccctggagaaggtaatggtaccagttccagtattctgacctggaaaattccatgggctgtatagtctatggggtcacaaagagctagacatgactgagcgactttcattttcaaaagaatgacagttatttttttaagtctttattttttaattggaggataattcctttacaaggTTGTGTAGCTTTCTGCAGTACAATGTGattcagccataagtatatatatgtcccctccctctgatcCGCCCTCCCAACCgaatcccatcccacccctctaggttctcACAGAGCACCAGAATGAGCTtcctatgttatttttaaatgaagagctAAAATCAACATACATCTATACATCTTCAATAAAACGTGAGGAATAATgatatttatcatttgtagagTATTTACTATGCTTtatgtggagaaggcgatggcaccgcactccagtactcttgcctgaaaaatcccatggacagaggagcctggtggcctgcagtccatggggttttgaagagtcagacacgactgagcgacttcactttcacttttcactttcatgcattggagaaggaaatggcaccccactccagtgttcttgcctggagattcccagggacggcagagcctggtgggctgccatctatggggtcgcacagagtcggacatgactgaagcgacttagcagcagcatgctaaaTTTACCAGGCATTGTGTTCAGTTCACTGAGCATTGCACTGaatatcttatatttattttgaatcttTAATGCAAAATATAATATAGTGTGTATTCttactacttctttttttttttaattttaatttttaatttattttactttgcaatactgtattggttttgccatacattaagcAATAGGCCAAAGAAGCATAGAAacattaagagggaaaaaaaaaattgtgtaagaTTAAACAGAAGTTAAGCTGTTTAGGACAGCTGAGGAAGAGGTCAAAAATAAAGCTTGCAAGCCTTTGCTGAAGCCATGTCATCTTCCTGGAATGTTTCATCTTTGTCGTTATCTTTGCAAACTCCTATTTCTCTCAAAACCCCAGGTTTACCCTACTTGCTTCCTCCAGTGATTAACTACCCTGTTCAAATACAATTTGTCCCTGCATTGTGCTCTGTTTTTTGCACTCTCTGCTGAACCACAGTTGCTTTCTGTCATTCAACTATTGTTACGCAGACGCCCTGAAGGCATGAactataaaatttgtttttgctACTGGGACAGAGCACATTAGTGACAAATGTTTGTCGAGTGAATGAAGGCTTTTGGATGACTTACAGGTATATAATggtcctttaaaaaatatgactcagagggagaggcagagggtgggatgatttgggagaatagcattgaaacatgtatactatcatgtaagaattgaatcaccagtctatgtccgatgcaggatacagcatgcttggggctggtgcacagggatgacccagagggatgttgtggggagggaggtgggagggaggttcatgtttcggatcgcatgtacacccgtggtggattcatgtcaatgtatggcaaaaccaatacagtattgtaaagtaaaataaagtaaaaattttaaaaaaattaaaaaaaaatgtctattttgccTGGTAGAGAAAAGTGGAAGAAACATTCCAATCAATGGGATCATGGTTACACCTTAGGATAACCATATTTGTTTATGTGGCAAGCTTCATGTCACCTGATAAAACACATTTGTAGAAGTTCAACTTTGATCCATAGAATCGTACATACCTTTAAGACACCATGGATACATATACTGTATTAACAAAGAAACAGATGTGATAGAAAGGAGGAGAACACAAGTGTTGACACTGGTTCTCTTCACTTGCAGACATCCCAATTTAGCTCTCTTTTGGGAGAAGTAACCACCACCACTAGTTTAATATCAATCAACAAAACATATTTGCTGAACATCTATTGTCTTTGTTTCAATTGCGCCCAAAATAGATATTGAAACATAAATGTGAGTGCAAGTGGTTCACTTGGGGGGGtaagggggcggggaggggggcgcggTGGGGGTGGATTCTGGGAAGTACACATGAGGAAATGAGAAAGCaaggcaggagaaagaaaaaccCATAAGTCTGTGTTAATAATGAGGTTGCCACTGTGGGTAACTGAGGAATGATTCCGGGGACATACCTGAGGCTGGGGGCTATTCCCTACCATGATTATACAtctagaaaatcccaaagaatcacCTGAATATTCTTGTTAACAGTGAAGTTGACTGGCTCAGAACACTGATAGATTTCTTATGCACTTAGCAATATTTCTTCATAAATCTAATGGGAAATATGTATTCACAGTTCTCAgcatgaatataaaaatatgtaaacaaatctGTCAAATAATATACTTACCAGGTATTGGAGGAATGTATTAACATTGCCTGAAggccaaaaaataatatttgaataaacatcagaacaaaaaaatgtataaataaagctGGGTTTCTGAATAAAGACATGTCATACAAAAGGATTCAATAAGAATTGGTTTTGAATGGGATTGGCAAAGACAAATGATGGGCAAGTATTTTGATCATTCTTTAGTGTTattcaaaatttttgaaaaagcatgtgt encodes:
- the LOC101115138 gene encoding keratin-associated protein 4-8 isoform X1, which encodes MVSSCCGSVCSDQSCSRSLCQETCCRPSCCQTTCCRTTCYRPSCGVSSCCRPVCCQPTCPRPTCCRPTSCISSCCRPQCCQPVCCQPTCPRPTCCFSSCYRPSSCGSSCGSSCCRPTCCISSCRPRCCQSVCCQPSCPRISSCCRPSCCGSSCCCPSCCLRPVCGRVSCHTTCYRPTCVISTCPRPVCCPSSCC
- the LOC101115138 gene encoding keratin-associated protein 4-11 isoform X2, which codes for MVSSCCGSVCSDQSCSRSLCQETCCRPSCCQTTCCRTTCYRPSCGVSSCCRPVCCQPTCPRPTCCISSCSRPSCCVSSCGSSCYRPTSCISSCCRPQCCQPVCCQPTCPRPTCCFSSCYRPSSCGSSCGSSCCRPTCCISSCRPRCCQSVCCQPSCPRISSCCRPSCCGSSCCCPSCCLRPVCGRVSCHTTCYRPTCVISTCPRPVLCQETCCRPSCCQTTCCRTTCYRPSCGVSSCCRPVCCQPTCPRPTCCISSCSRPSCCVSSCGSSCYRPTSCISSCCRPQCCQSVCCQPSCPRISSCCRPSCYSSSCCRPSCCLRPVCNRVSCHTTCYRPTCVISTCPRPVCCPSSCC